From the genome of Pseudomonadota bacterium, one region includes:
- a CDS encoding ABC transporter ATP-binding protein, protein MTDSYCKPPKLAVEIHGLTKSYASSKKRPAITALEEINLCVPTGSLFALLGPNGAGKSTLINTLGGLITKSAGSVKIWGIDIDKYPRNARSAIGIVPQELNMDAFFTPREYLNMQAGLYGVPPADTKTDEILDRVGLSSVADSYARTLSGGMRRRLLIAKAMVHDPPVLVLDEPTAGVDIELREQLWENIRILNRGGVTVLITTHYLEEAEKLCDRIAIIHRGELIASERKETLLSRIDEKTLIITTDSPLVEVPSNLLRFSPSLTQNGAVMINYKKGIIQVGQILEEFRKARLTIADIKSKETNLGDIFLQLTQTSPNREKDPAE, encoded by the coding sequence TTGACTGATTCTTATTGCAAGCCCCCCAAGCTAGCTGTTGAGATTCACGGATTAACAAAAAGCTACGCTAGTTCAAAAAAGAGGCCCGCAATAACCGCGCTAGAAGAAATAAATCTATGCGTTCCCACGGGGTCTCTATTTGCTTTATTAGGCCCTAACGGCGCTGGAAAATCCACTTTAATAAACACTCTTGGTGGACTTATAACTAAGAGCGCCGGCAGCGTTAAAATTTGGGGCATTGATATAGATAAATACCCACGGAATGCACGCTCAGCCATCGGAATTGTTCCTCAAGAACTTAATATGGATGCCTTTTTCACTCCCCGTGAATACCTCAATATGCAAGCGGGACTTTATGGAGTACCACCCGCAGATACCAAAACGGATGAGATCCTTGACCGTGTGGGGCTCTCTTCTGTAGCCGACTCATATGCCCGAACCCTCTCTGGCGGAATGCGTCGCCGACTTCTAATTGCAAAAGCTATGGTTCACGATCCGCCGGTTCTAGTTTTGGATGAACCAACAGCCGGTGTTGACATAGAACTACGCGAACAGCTTTGGGAAAACATCCGCATACTCAATCGAGGTGGGGTAACAGTACTAATCACCACCCACTATCTTGAGGAGGCAGAAAAACTTTGTGATCGTATTGCTATTATCCACAGGGGAGAATTGATCGCTTCAGAGAGAAAAGAAACCCTTTTGTCTCGAATTGATGAAAAAACTTTGATTATAACCACTGACAGTCCGCTCGTTGAAGTACCCTCCAATCTTTTGCGGTTTTCTCCTTCACTCACTCAAAACGGGGCGGTCATGATCAATTATAAAAAAGGTATAATTCAGGTTGGCCAAATTCTGGAGGAATTTAGGAAAGCTCGGCTAACCATCGCTGATATTAAAAGTAAGGAAACCAATCTCGGGGACATTTTCCTACAGTTAACTCAAACTTCGCCCAATAGAGAAAAAGACCCAGCAGAATGA
- a CDS encoding methyltransferase domain-containing protein codes for MKLNIGGSTPTADWKNMHPSENADADYKGDFGDLGQFSNDSFDIIYSCHLLQRCGYKEEIPQALRECLRILKPGGELMVSVPDMAALCILFVHEKITPDHQWHLMRILFGGEIDEDDFNATGFTADFLGSFLTDAGFENIKCIDDFGLFDDVSTEKLNGISVSLNMKAVKPA; via the coding sequence ATGAAATTAAATATTGGTGGATCGACTCCAACAGCTGATTGGAAAAATATGCACCCAAGCGAGAATGCTGATGCCGATTATAAGGGCGACTTTGGAGATTTGGGCCAGTTCTCAAATGATTCATTCGATATAATTTATAGCTGTCATCTGTTACAGCGTTGCGGTTACAAAGAGGAAATACCGCAGGCACTCAGGGAGTGTCTTCGCATTCTTAAACCAGGCGGTGAGCTTATGGTCAGCGTGCCCGATATGGCTGCACTCTGCATACTATTTGTTCATGAGAAGATAACGCCCGACCACCAATGGCATTTAATGCGGATACTATTTGGCGGCGAAATTGATGAAGATGACTTTAATGCTACCGGCTTCACTGCCGATTTTTTAGGTAGCTTCCTAACGGACGCTGGCTTTGAAAATATCAAATGCATCGACGATTTTGGCCTTTTTGATGATGTAAGCACAGAAAAACTAAATGGAATTTCTGTTAGCCTTAATATGAAGGCTGTGAAACCGGCCTAA
- a CDS encoding zinc-finger domain-containing protein, translated as MKPIEVTNVETREVSCDGGSGASGHPRIFLNMGDNTEIECPYCGRQFKLLKLDTSVGG; from the coding sequence ATGAAACCAATTGAAGTGACTAACGTAGAGACAAGGGAGGTGAGCTGTGATGGTGGAAGTGGAGCCTCTGGACACCCGCGTATTTTCCTAAATATGGGTGATAATACGGAAATTGAGTGCCCTTATTGCGGCAGGCAATTTAAGTTGTTGAAGCTAGATACGTCGGTAGGTGGGTAA
- a CDS encoding alpha/beta fold hydrolase, with the protein MKHAMVLAAALLFLSSCGPRYIEPGPVSQATALDQNNFIMNDGIKLPFKKWGPEISPQFVVLAVHGFNDYSKAFEKPAAYWAKFGVTTYAYDQRGFGGAPFAGRWHGAQSLTADLIAIARMIRLKHLGVPLFLLGESMGGTVAIVASAQHSLPPHDGIILIAPATWGRAALPAWQESALWMLTKFAPGLGVSGGGFGRKPSDNLSMLRQLSTDKKIIKRTRIDAVNGLVDLMDMALSSANQLKGPALILYGKQDDIIPSKARLLLETRLLNRSSNIVIKEYESGYHMLLRDLNAKDVWNDILDWMKKPMRSPSHGMPYRVPKYSN; encoded by the coding sequence ATGAAACATGCCATGGTGTTAGCTGCTGCACTATTATTTTTAAGCTCATGTGGGCCCCGCTATATTGAACCTGGACCTGTATCTCAGGCGACGGCTTTAGACCAGAATAATTTTATTATGAATGACGGCATAAAGCTTCCTTTCAAAAAATGGGGGCCAGAAATCTCTCCACAATTCGTCGTTCTCGCAGTCCATGGCTTCAATGATTATTCAAAGGCCTTTGAAAAACCTGCAGCTTATTGGGCCAAGTTCGGTGTAACCACCTATGCCTACGATCAGCGTGGGTTTGGGGGAGCACCATTTGCCGGGCGCTGGCACGGAGCCCAGTCATTAACAGCTGACCTCATAGCGATTGCTCGCATGATTCGTTTGAAACATCTTGGCGTGCCGCTTTTTTTGTTAGGAGAAAGCATGGGGGGAACCGTTGCGATAGTGGCATCAGCACAGCATAGTCTGCCTCCGCACGATGGAATAATTTTAATAGCACCAGCAACATGGGGACGTGCAGCTCTACCAGCTTGGCAAGAATCTGCATTATGGATGTTGACCAAGTTTGCACCTGGCCTCGGTGTAAGCGGAGGAGGCTTCGGACGCAAACCTTCTGATAACCTTAGTATGCTAAGGCAACTATCTACAGATAAGAAAATAATAAAACGCACACGCATTGATGCTGTAAACGGCTTAGTAGACCTTATGGATATGGCCCTCTCTAGTGCAAACCAACTAAAGGGACCAGCATTAATATTATACGGAAAACAGGATGATATTATTCCAAGCAAAGCGCGCCTCTTGCTAGAAACGCGCTTGTTGAACCGTTCTTCTAATATCGTCATCAAAGAATATGAGAGCGGTTACCACATGCTTTTGCGAGATTTAAATGCGAAAGATGTTTGGAATGATATTTTGGACTGGATGAAAAAACCAATGCGCTCACCATCACATGGCATGCCTTACAGGGTTCCAAAATATTCAAACTAA